A window of Deltaproteobacteria bacterium genomic DNA:
CGATCATGATTCGATACGATAAAATTATTTTTTTAGGACACAGATATACACTGATTATCAGGATATTTAAAAAAATGAAAGAATAATTATCTGGGCGTATCTGCGAAAATCTGCGTCCTAAACCGATTTTCTATTTAAAAGTTCCTTGGCCTTCTTCACTATATTTTCAGGCGTAAAGCCAAATTTTTCAAGCAATACTTTTCCCGGCGCCGAAGCCCCAAAATGATCGATCCCCATGGCCTCCCCGGATGAGCCCACGTATTTGTGCCAGCCATGAGTGGCTCCGGCTTCAACGGAGATCCTTACCGGTACATCCGCGGGAAAAATTTGATTGCGGTATTCCTCAGGCTGCTTTTCAAAGAGTTCCCAGGAAGGCATACTCACTACCCGCACTCGCCAGCCTTCCGCCCGGAGTTTTTCGTAAGCCGCCAGGGCGAGGTGGACCTCGGAACCCGTTGCCAGCAGAATAACTTCGGGTTGATCGGATGAAGCATCCGCCAGGATGTAAGCCCCTCGCCTCAATTCCTCCGCCGGGGTATACCGGCTGCGATCGATTATGGGTATTACCTGCCGGGTCATGACCAGAGCGACCGGCCCTTCTTTATGCAGGATCGCCGTTCTCCAGGCTTCGGCAGCTTCATTGGCATCGGCCGGCCTGATGACAGTCAAGCCGGGAATAGCCCGTAAGCTGGCAAGATGTTCTATGGGCTGATGGGTGGGTCCATCTTCTCCGAGAGCAATGGAATCATGGGTGAAAACATAGATGAGATGCAGTTTCATGATCGCGGCCAGGCGGATCGAAGGCCGCATATAGTCTGAAAATACCAAAAAGGTACTGCCAAAAGGGATTACCCCTCCGTGCAGGGCCATTCCGTTCAGGATGGATCCCATGCCATGTTCCCGTACCCCAAAGTAAAGATTCGCGCCTGCGTAGCTTAAGGGGCCTGATTCAGATCCCTGAATAGGTCTTTCCTCCGAACGAGGATACTGAAAATTGCCCAGACCTTGGAGCGCGGTATTCGTAGATGGATTTAGATCAGCCGAACCCCCAATGAGCCAAGGAAGATGAGGGATGATGGCGTTCATGGCCTTACTGCCTGCTGAACGGGTGGCCATCCCTCTGGGGTCAGGGGGGAAAGAAGGAATATCCTTGTCCCACCCTGCGGGGAGTTTTGAATCCATCCTTTGTTTCCATTGCCGGAAACGTTTTATTTCCTCGATGGGTAGAGGATAACCAGTCAGATGCAGGAGGGAATAAAGAAGAGCTGAACCATGACCGGCCGAGAGCACGAAGCGATCCCGGTCAGGCCAGGTTGGGTTTTGGGGGTTGTGTTTGAGGAATCTCGTCCAAAGAACGTAGGCCATGGGAGCAGCACCCATGGGCATTCCGGGATGCCCTGAGTTCGCCTCCTGGACCATGTTGATGGATAGCATCCGGATGG
This region includes:
- a CDS encoding transketolase family protein — its product is MIDLDHLCINTIRMLSINMVQEANSGHPGMPMGAAPMAYVLWTRFLKHNPQNPTWPDRDRFVLSAGHGSALLYSLLHLTGYPLPIEEIKRFRQWKQRMDSKLPAGWDKDIPSFPPDPRGMATRSAGSKAMNAIIPHLPWLIGGSADLNPSTNTALQGLGNFQYPRSEERPIQGSESGPLSYAGANLYFGVREHGMGSILNGMALHGGVIPFGSTFLVFSDYMRPSIRLAAIMKLHLIYVFTHDSIALGEDGPTHQPIEHLASLRAIPGLTVIRPADANEAAEAWRTAILHKEGPVALVMTRQVIPIIDRSRYTPAEELRRGAYILADASSDQPEVILLATGSEVHLALAAYEKLRAEGWRVRVVSMPSWELFEKQPEEYRNQIFPADVPVRISVEAGATHGWHKYVGSSGEAMGIDHFGASAPGKVLLEKFGFTPENIVKKAKELLNRKSV